AAGCCCCAAGTTTCGGCAAACCCATTATTCTTTACGCTCCTAACACCCAAGCGGCTCGGGCTTATCTGCTTTTAACCAAAGAAATCATCAGCCAACAAGAGAAAGGCGCAAATAGTCAATTCGCTAATCAAGTTTTTGGTAACCTAATAACATAATTTTTATAATATGCTCGGACGAGGTTTAGAATCTTTAATACCACGGAAAGATAATAAAGAAACGCCGGAAACCGAACAAAAAAATGCGTCTTCGGCGTCGGCGCCGGCTTCGGATTTTTTTTCATCCGATAGTCCGGAACTTAAAAAAGATTTAGCTGGTGTCTTACCTAAGCCGGAAGAAAATTTGAAATTAAACATCCAAGAACCTGCGCCGAAAAAAGATTTTCAGGAACTCCCCAGAAAACATCAGGAAGCCATATTTTTGATTGAAGTTGATGAAATCAAACCCAATCCTCATCAGCCAAGGCGCCATTTTGACGAAGAATCATTGAAAGAATTAGCCGCCTCCATTCAGGAATTCGGCATTCTCCAGCCGCTTCTCGTTTCCAAAATTGAAGAAGAAACCGAAAACGGCACCAAGGTAAGCTACCAATTGATAGCCGGTGAAAGAAGGTTTATGGCCGCCAAAATGCTCGGCCTGGAACGGGTGCCGGCAATTATTAAAAAAATTGACCTTGAAACCAATAACCTGGAAATGGCGATCATTGAAAATATCCAGCGTGTTGACCTCAATCCGATAGAATCAGCCCGCGCTTTTGCCAAACTCCAGGACGAATTCCGCTTAACCCAGAGAGAAATCGCCCAAAGAGTGGGAAAAAGCCGGGAAGCGGTAGCCAATACTTTGCGGTTATTAAGCTTGCCCTCAAATATCCAGGATGCCCTGGCCCAAAAGAAAATAAACGAAAGCCAGGCCAGGATGCTTTTAACCGTCAGTGATTTAAACCAACAACAAGCGCTTTTTCAGGAATTAATAAACGGCGGCCTCAGTGTCAGAGATTTACGGGAAAAAATAAATCCCGAAGAAACAACCGGCCGTACCGAAGACCCGGAAAGTAAATATATGGAAAACCGGCTGGAAGAAGCGCTCGGCACTAAAGTCAATATCAGTAAAAATCAAAATAAAGGCAAAATCGTCATTAAATTTTTCTCACCGGAAGAACTTGACGCCATTATCAAAAAAATCTGCCAGCCAGAGTCAGAATAATTTTGTCCAGGAGCAAACCAAACTTGCCTTCGAAAACCATACTTTTAATTAATGTGATTTTTCACAAAACCTTTTCCGCCAGCAAATTTCCGTTCAGATAAATTATCTTCGCTCGTCCTCAGAAGGTAACGAAAAATATCGAACTCACCCAATCTTACGAGGTTTAACCTCATAAGATTGGGATTCAGACAGCGAATATTTTTCTACTTCTTTCGTCCTCGCTCAGTAATTTATAACTTCACTTCAACAGGCTGGCTAAAAAAAGGTTTTGTGAAAAAAATCTTCCTTACAAAACTTTCCTGAAAAGAAATTCAGGAGCAAACCAAACTTGTCTGAGAAAATATCCCGCAACCCCGACGGGCTGGGTCTCGCCGAAGGCGAGCCGTCGGGGCGAGGGCAAAGAAAATTTTGCCGCTGGAGCAAAATTATTCTGGTTTTCGAAGGCAAGTTTGGTTTGTTTATTATTTTTTCCTCAACAACCTTAGATTAATTAATATCTAATCTTTTTAATCTTATAAATTATTTTTATCGGGGAATTGATTTCTATTTCATCGGAAACTTTGTGATTCAGGAGCGCTTTGCCTACCGGCGACTCCGAAGATATTCTTCCTTCGCTGGGACTGGCTTCCAGTGTTCCCACGATTTCATATTCTTTAATTTTACCATCGGAATTTTCCAGGGTAACAGTGGCCCCTAAATTGACGGTATCTTGTTTTTCTTTAGAAGGAATTTTGATAAGTTCGGCGTTTTTAAAAACGTATTCCAGTTCCGCTATTTTAGATTCCGACAAATCAAAATTTTCCTCGGCTTTGGCCAGCCGGATTATCTTTAAATTCTTTAAATCCTGGTATTCTTTTTTTATCCTTTCCAGTCCTTTTTTAGTTAAATAAATTTTTTCTGACATATATAGTTTATATTAAAAAACCTCCTTGGTTTCGGAGGTTCATCAGGTTTTTTATTTTTGTTTTTTATTTTTGGTTTATCCTGTTGAATCTCCGATGTAGGCCTTTGGTCGGGGTAATGACGCCGCCAAAAACCAAGCCGCGCATATAGCAGCCAGCGTGAAGATTCCAAAGATTGATTTTTGCTATTTTCTGACTCATTTTTATCTAATTTAATTATAGGCGGGCAAGAAAGGTTGTCAACCCCGTTAGAAACTGACTTAGAATTCCCTATTTTTTGTGTAAAACACTAATTTGACAAATAAATCAGATAAAGACAATGGTATAAGAAAAAATTACTCAAGTAATTTTTTCTTCAGAGGTTTCTAACGGGGGCAAGCGAGAACAAACAAAACCCCTCCGACTTGCGTCGGAGGGGAAACAGAATGGTTTTTCTTAGATTGGATAATATTGATCCAACACAGAAAAACAATCACTCACTTAAAATTAAGTATAGCGTAAATTTCATAGAAAGTCAACCCCAATTTTCACCCCGTAAGATAAACCCTCGCAACAGGCGCGAAAGGATAGACCTGCGTTCCCTCACTGATATACTTAAGTATATCAGTGAGGGAACTTATTACCCGGTGGCGGCGGTGAAAGTGCGGAGAGACTAAAGGAAGGGGAAATAACCATAGAAGACAAGAAATTCTATGAGGGATTTTTTGAGGAAATCGGGGAAGAACTAAGGAAATCAAAGGGAATGGGAGAGGGGAACAAAAAGCAGGATTAAATTATAGGCGGTAGGCTGTCCGCGCTAAAAGGCTTTGAGGGCAGATTCGTGGATGAGACGGCGATGAGTTTTGGGCTACCTATAGATTCTAATTTCTCTTACTTGATATAGCCGCGAGCAAAGATTAAAATGGGCGGATAAAATCCCCAAAACTTTGCTTTAATATCGGAGGGATAATACTGTAAGAATTAATCTAGTATGAAGTACTATCGAGGTTAAACCTCGATAGTCGGTAATCAGACATTCGTTTGCTCCTTAATTTGCCGCTTCATAAAAAAATTGGCCATAAGAATATTTATCTCCAGTAGCAGCAAAAGAACTACCATCCATATCTTTATTGAGAAGTATAAT
The window above is part of the bacterium genome. Proteins encoded here:
- a CDS encoding ParB/RepB/Spo0J family partition protein, with protein sequence MLGRGLESLIPRKDNKETPETEQKNASSASAPASDFFSSDSPELKKDLAGVLPKPEENLKLNIQEPAPKKDFQELPRKHQEAIFLIEVDEIKPNPHQPRRHFDEESLKELAASIQEFGILQPLLVSKIEEETENGTKVSYQLIAGERRFMAAKMLGLERVPAIIKKIDLETNNLEMAIIENIQRVDLNPIESARAFAKLQDEFRLTQREIAQRVGKSREAVANTLRLLSLPSNIQDALAQKKINESQARMLLTVSDLNQQQALFQELINGGLSVRDLREKINPEETTGRTEDPESKYMENRLEEALGTKVNISKNQNKGKIVIKFFSPEELDAIIKKICQPESE
- a CDS encoding GreA/GreB family elongation factor; this translates as MSEKIYLTKKGLERIKKEYQDLKNLKIIRLAKAEENFDLSESKIAELEYVFKNAELIKIPSKEKQDTVNLGATVTLENSDGKIKEYEIVGTLEASPSEGRISSESPVGKALLNHKVSDEIEINSPIKIIYKIKKIRY